One Periophthalmus magnuspinnatus isolate fPerMag1 chromosome 15, fPerMag1.2.pri, whole genome shotgun sequence genomic window carries:
- the si:ch211-130h14.4 gene encoding uncharacterized protein si:ch211-130h14.4 isoform X4 → MRSLFYNLKGSCSRFDSHVDALYWALYVDRQEIREGGHRLVQSKTQTTMKTRRQKPGYELSKNSAIYRPTGACTASGITSTAAAAPCSLTRSIHKDCNSKSDLERPLAPSDGVKQKKHKTVFCKLKHNDLYLKDIPKSSYYLIFELQNELVQHGHLQTHHKLEDFYKSIQYNRCPSKLQRSLVDIKMKMLDKRPAITVTAASGSSQLCTEETDTASDSRLAERGSESGQCVSEEAFGGSLKKDEFEQMFPKVSVKTTAAVIPFNKRVYTPGALTHQLPTNQHMVFYESSMPTQMKMPTFLTLQPNFMRSFECTLPQSISLEIPKKSRKTDMYLKQIKDMYKLCLTNMKFSQSFKHFQILTHIRSQHNHPLSVNN, encoded by the exons ATGCGTTCTCTTTTTTATAATCTTAAGGGAAGCTGCAGCAGGTTTGACTCCCACGTTGACGCTCTATATTGGGCTCTTTATGTTGATAGGCAGGAGATAAGAGAAGGAGGACACCGGCTGGTCCAGAGCAAAACCCAAACCACGATGAAGACCAGGAGGCAAAAGCCAGGCTACGAGCTCAGCAAGAACAG CGCCATCTACAGACCTACTGGAGCATGCACCGCTTCAGGGATCACCTCCACCGCCGCTGCTGCTCCCTGCTCACTGACAAGGTCCATTCACAAAGACTGCAACAGCAAGAGCGACTTAGAGCGCCCCCTAGCCCCTAGcgatggagtcaagcag AAAAAACACAAGACAGTCTTCTGCAAACTGAAGCACAATGACCTGTACCTCAAAGATATTCCCAAATCAAGTTACTATCTG ATCTTTGAGCTTCAAAATGAGTTGGTCCAACATGGGCATCTGCAAACTCACCACAAGTTGGAGGATTTTTACAAAAGTATTCAATATAACAGATGTCCTTCAAAACTACAGAGAAGTCTAGTAGACATCAAGATGAAAA TGCTGGACAAGAGACCTGCAATTACTGTAACAGCAGCGAGTGGATCATCACAGCTCTGCACTGAAGAGACAGACACTGCATCCGACTCAAG GTTGGCAGAGAGAGGATCTGAATCAGGCCAGTGTGTGTCAGAAGAGGCCTTTGGTGGCAGTTTGAAAAAGGATGAATTTGAGCAAATGTTTCCTAAGGTTAGTGTCAAAACCACAGCAGCAGTAATCCCATTTAACAAGAGAGTCTATACACCTGGAGCTCTGACCCATCAGTTACCCACAAACCAACACATGGTGTTTTATGAGTCTTCCATGCCAACACAA ATGAAAATGCCCACATTTTTAACTCTTCAGCCAAACTTTATGAGGAGCTTTGAGTGCACACTGCCACAATCG ATATCTCTTGAAATTCCCAAGAAAAGCAGAAAGACTGACATGTACTTGAAGCAAATAAAGGATATGTACAAACTCTGTTTGACGAATATGAAGTTTTCACAAAGTTTTAA
- the prr18 gene encoding proline-rich protein 18 → MPFPPISLHQRISSPGRDLFGKKKTSAVPPPQSELTSKSGADKVSEKEKPPSSWTSANLRNLGRKPQQEKSKSPVQKQDEPQGKCSWLAVPKPQEQPCEVVRRSTSMDSAKQQGKDEAKKDIQFTLSLTPEAILVIQKRNLEKQMMAKQQKCCAAADFRHRRVFPSKKTQGGGKGCVPGACKPDPLEQDITAIVKISLLNDQYKYDDVEYEDEDGDVDETVVRKCKEWLKGVENAAALGKVDKLSALPHLKGC, encoded by the coding sequence ATGCCTTTTCCGCCGATCAGCCTGCACCAACGGATCTCTTCTCCTGGCAGGGATTTATTCGGGAAGAAGAAAACCAGCGCCGTGCCTCCTCCTCAGTCTGAGCTCACCAGCAAATCCGGAGCCGATAAGGTGTCCGAAAAGGAGAAACCACCGTCGTCTTGGACATCTGCAAATTTACGCAATCTCGGGAGAAAACCTCAACAGGAGAAGAGCAAAAGTCCAGTTCAGAAACAGGACGAGCCTCAGGGAAAATGTTCTTGGCTGGCTGTACCCAAACCTCAGGAACAACCGTGCGAAGTGGTGAGACGCTCTACTTCTATGGACTCAGCTAAACAACAGGGTAAGGACGAAGCCAAGAAGGACATTCAGTTTACTCTCAGTCTGACTCCAGAAGCCATACTCGTTATTCAAAAGCGCAACTTGGAAAAGCAAATGATGGCCAAGCAGCAGAAGTGTTGCGCTGCAGCGGACTTTCGGCACAGGAGAGTGTTCCCCTCCAAAAAGACGCAAGGGGGAGGCAAAGGATGCGTCCCCGGCGCGTGTAAACCGGACCCCCTAGAACAGGACATTACAGCTATAGTTAAAATCTCACTTTTAAATGACCAATATAAGTACGATGATGTGGAGTATGAAGATGAAGACGGGGATGTAGATGAGACGGTTGTGAGAAAATGTAAAGAGTGGCTGAAAGGGGTCGAAAACGCTGCTGCTTTGGGGAAAGTGGACAAACTCTCTGCACTTCCGCACCTTAAAGGATGCTGA
- the sft2d1 gene encoding vesicle transport protein SFT2A — protein MDKLRRVLSGQEENEELGLTAQVLDASTLSYSTRIKWFVICFAGGILCSILGSALLFLPGGIKLFAVFYTLGNVMALSSTCFLMGPLKQLKRMFEPTRLIATIVMLLCLVLTLCSVFWWGKKGLAIIFCILQFLAMTWYSISYIPFARDAVIKCFTTCLN, from the exons ATGGACAAGCTCCGTCGAGTGTTGAGCGGCCAGGAGGAAAATGAGGAGCTGGGACTCACAGCACAG GTCCTGGATGCCAGTACACTCAGCTACAGCACCAGGATCAAATGGTTTGTCATATGCTTCGCTGGAGGCATTCTCTGTTCAATCCTG GGCTCAGCTCTCCTGTTCCTTCCAGGTGGAATCAAGCTCTTTGCAGTCTTTTACACATTAGGGAACGTCATGGCTCTTTCCAG CACATGTTTCCTAATGGGACCTCTGAAACAATTGAAGCGCATGTTTGAACCTACAAGGCTGATAGCAACTATTGTTATGTTG cttTGTCTGGTCTTAACGCTTTGTTCAGTGTTCTGG TGGGGTAAAAAAGGACTCGCCATCATCTTCTGTATTCTGCAGTTTTTGGCAATGACATG GTATAGCATCTCTTACATACCATTTGCCAG GGATGCAGTGATTAAGTGCTTCACTACGTGCTTAAATTAA